One window of the Hyperolius riggenbachi isolate aHypRig1 chromosome 5, aHypRig1.pri, whole genome shotgun sequence genome contains the following:
- the EXOSC4 gene encoding exosome complex component RRP41: MAGLELLSDEGFRQDGRRPGELRKIQARMGIFAQADGSAYVEQGNSKALAVVYGPHEIRGPRSKTLHDRAMVNCQYSMATFSTGERKRRPHGDRKSSEMTLHLKQTFEAAILTQLYPRSQIDIYVQILQADGGNYSTCVNAATLAVIDAGIPMRDYVCACSAGFVEDTPLVDLSYIEEASGGPQLALALLPKSDQIALLEMNSRLHEDHLEKVMDAASKACKDVYAVLDQAVREHLQEVSALVGDRGSA; this comes from the exons ATGGCGGGGCTGGAGCTGCTGTCGGATGAGGGCTTCAGGCAGGACGGGCGGCGGCCGGGGGAGCTGCGGAAGATCCAGGCCCGGATGGGGATCTTCGCTCAGGCGGACGGCTCGGCCTATGTGGAGCAGGGGAACAGCAAGGCGCTGGCGGTGGTGTACGGGCCGCACGAG ATCCGCGGCCCTCGCAGTAAAACACTTCACGATCGTGCCATGGTGAACTGCCAGTATAGTATGGCTACCTTCAGCACGGGTGAGAGGAAACGCCGGCCACACGGAGACAGGAAGTCCAGCGAGATGACGCTGCACCTCAAGCAGACCTTCGAGGCCGCCATCCTCACCCAGCTGTACCCGCGCTCCCAGATCGACATCTACGTGCAG ATTCTGCAGGCGGATGGTGGgaattactccacctgtgtgaACGCGGCTACGCTGGCGGTGATCGATGCCGGCATACCCATGCGGGACTACGTGTGCGCCTGCTCGGCCGGGTTCGTTGAAGACACGCCCCTGGTAGACCTCAGCTACATCGAGGAGGCGTCCGGCGGGCCACAGCTGGCGTTGGCGCTACTTCCAAAATCCGATCAGATCGCCCTGCTGGAGATGAACTCGCGTCTGCACGAGGATCATCTGGAGAAAGTCATGGATGCCGCCAGCAAGGCCTGTAAGGACGTCTACGCCGTGCTGGACCAGGCGGTGCGCGAACACCTGCAGGAGGTGTCGGCGCTGGTGGGAGATCGCGGCTCCGCATAG